The following is a genomic window from Desulfotignum phosphitoxidans DSM 13687.
CCACGGTGGTGTGCATTTCCAAGCGAAACGGCCGGTACCGGGTCACTGAACCCGGACGGGCCGATGTGATCGAACCCTTTGATGTGATAGGCATCGTGGCCAACGAAGAACACGCCCGGAATCTGGCAGATGATCTGGGGTGGACGTTGCGATCCGAACTCAACGACCTGTCCGGGGTGCTGTCCATGGACAATGCCGGCATCACCGAAGCCATTGTCACGCCGAGATCCGAACTGGTGGGAAAAACCTTTCACGAATACGGGTTTCGCAAAAAACTGCGGGTCAACCCCCTGGCTTTGTATCGTCAGAACCAGCTCATTCTGGAAAACATCTCTGAAATCAAAATCCAGCCCGGCGATGCCGTGCTCCTGCATGGGGAATGGGAAAAACTTCACCTGCTGAAGCAGAAACCCATCCTGGCTTTTACCGAACATCTGAAAGGGGAAATTCTGTATCCGGAAAACGCGCTCAGGGCCCTGAGCTGCCTGGTTCTGGCCCTGGTTCTGGCCCTGGGGTTCAATATCCAGCTGTCCATCTCCCTTTTGGCCGGGGCCGTGGGCATGGTGCTCACCCGGGTGATGACCCTGGACCAGGCTTACCGGAGTGTGGACTGGATGACGGTGTTTCTGCTGGCCGGGCTCATCCCCCTGGGCATTGCCTTTGAAAACACCGGAGCTGCCGGGTTTCTGGCCACCAGCCTGACCCATATGCTGCATGATTTTCTCACTCCCGTGACCTTGTTCCTGCTGGTAGGCGCTCTCACATCCGCCTTTACCCTGTTTGTGTCCAACATCGGGGCCACGGTGCTCATGATTCCTCTGGCCATGAACATGGCCGTGCAGTGCCAGGCGGATCCGAGAATGGCGGCCATGCTGGTGGCCATTGCCGCATCCAACACCTTTATCCTGCCCACCCATCAGGTCAACGCCCTGATCATGCGGCCCGGAGGCTATCGGGTCAAGGACTATGTCCGGGCCGGCACGGGCATGACCCTGATCTTCATGGCCGTGGTCATGATCATGTTCTGGGCCGTCTACGGCATGGCTGCCTGAATTGGCCGCCAGAAATCAGCTCCTTTACAAATGATTCCGGATGACTATTGTGAGTATCAGACCGGTTGTTGTTTATGACCTTAAACACTGTCAAAGGAGCGATCATGAAAGCATTGAAATTTTATTTTGAAAATACCAAAGGCACGGGCGTTCTGGCTACTGCAGACAGCAGCGGCAAAGTGGATGCCGCCATCTATTCCCGTCCCCATTTTCTGGAAGCAGATCAACTGGCCTTTATCATGAGGGACCGGCTCACCCATCAGAACCTGACCTCCAACCCGCACGCCACATTTCTGTTCATTGAAAACGGTCCGGGCTACAAAGGCAAACGTCTGTTTCTCAAAAAGGTCAAAGAAGAGGAAAATCCGGAACTGGTGGGAAAAATAAAGCGCCGCAGATACACGGATGACAAACAGGAGCCCCGGTTTCTGGTGTACTTTACCCTGGAAAAACAACTGCCGTTGATCGGTGACGGCACAGACTAACTGTCACCTTTTGTTACAAAATGATTTGTCCGGGAAATATTTTAAGAGACGGTCATAATATAAAATATTTCCCGGATTTTTTTTAAACATTACTCGATCAATCAGACATCTTTGGACACATCAATCTCGCATTGATTGTTGAGCCGGAGACGAAACACATACACGGCCAGAATCACAATCGGAATGACCACGGCAAATCCGACAATGGGTAAAATGGTGAGGCTGACAATCGTCATGGCAACGGCTGCTGCCACCAGAAATCCAACAAATAAGTACTGCATCATTTTTTGGGGAACACAGTTTCTTAATTCCATCGCGTCCTCCTTTCAAAATTAAAACCATCTGTTTCATTCAAACATCATGTCTGAATTGCAACCGGCTTGATACCAAAAACAATAATACATATATCGAAGAAAGCAACTGCGTTTGGACAAAATGACTTGACAATGAACAAATCTCTCACTAGAATGTGAATTGTGAATCACAATTCTGATTGGAGTCCATGATGTCCGCCCGGAAAACAGACACACAACAGCGCCAGGAACAGATCACCCAGGCCGCCCTTGACCTGATCAATGACCAGGGGGTTTCAGGGTTGAGCATTGCCGGCATTGCCCGGCGGGTGGGGATTGTACCCTCGGCGTTGTACCGGCATTTCGCCAGCAAGGATGCCGTGCTCGATGCCGTGCTGGACCTGATCCGGCAACGGCTCCTGGACAATGTGGCCCATGTCCGGGAGCAGACCGATGTTCCGCTGGAACAGCTTCGGCTGCTGTTGATCCGGCATGCCTTCCTCCTGGACGAAAATCGGGCCATTCCATCCGTGGTGTTCTCCGAAGCGGTCTATACTGGTGCTCCGGAACGGAAAAGCCGGGTGACAAGTATAATCACAGACTATTTAAAAGAGATTCAAGCCATCATCGCCTTAGGGCAGCAGGACGGTTCCATTCACAAAAAGATTGAACCAGCCACCGCTGCAGTCCTGTTTATGGGGATGATCCTGCCGGCAGCGATATTGTCGAATATTTCCGAAGGTCTTTTCGACATTACCGCTCATGTAAAAAATGTGTGGCCAGCTTTCGTCCGATCCGTCTCAACCAAAACTGAACAAGGACAGATATAATCATGAAGGAAATCATTAATAAAATTCTCAAAATGTTTCTGATAATCCTGCCGATGGTGGCAGCGGTTTTGGTGGTGGCATACCTGGTGACGCACAAGCCCGGTCCCGCACGGAAACAAGGACAAGAATCAATAAGGCCCCTTCGAGTCATCGAGGTGCCTTATGTGGATTTGGTCCCAAGAGTTGTGGGTTTCGGGGTTGCCGAACCCGGATGGATATGGGAAGCGGTTGCTGAAGTCAGGGGGACCGTCGTGTCCATTCATCCTCGATTGAAATCCGGGGAATTGATAGAAGCCAACAGCGTAGTGATTCAAATAGATCCAACGGAATACGAACTGGCGGTGGCCCGTTTGAAGGCAACTGTTGAAGAAACCCGGGCAAACATCAAAGAACTCGCCGAGGACGAGGAGAATACCAAACAACTGCTTGGAGTGGAGCAGCGATCATTGGCCTTGGCTCAAAAATCCCTTGAACGTAAACTTGAAGCGTTGAAACGCAATGCGATCTCCCAGGACGAGGTGGACCGGGAAGAAAGAAATTATCTTCAGCAAAAACAAAATGTACAGCAATTGAAAAACGCGCTTGCCTTGATCCCCTCAAAACGAAACGCCCTGAATGCGGCACTTGACGTACATCGGTCCAATCTAAAGCAAGCCCGAATTGATTTGGCCAAAACCGTCATCAAAGCGCCATATGATTGCCGGCTCGGTGATGTGGATATTGAAACCGGGCAGTTTTTACGGGCCGGCCAGTCGCTTTTTAAAGCCCACGGGACCGCTGTCACGGAGATCGACGCCCGGTTTCGAGTTGAAGAATTACGAAATCTCTTGAGCGAACAGGTGCGCGGGCGATTTCAGCCGGGGCTGAGTACTGGAGCGTTCAAAGACCTGTTCCGTGATGTCAGCGTGATCATCAGCCTGCAAAGCGGTGACTGGTCAGCTGAATGGGAAGCCCGAATTGACAGAGTCCGGGAGACGGTGGACGTAAAGACCCGAGAAATGAAGGTTGTGGTCGCCGTGGACCGCCCCTATGAGAAAGCCGAACCCGGCGTACGTCCCCCTCTAACAGCAGGCATGTTTTGCCGGGTGGAACTTCAAGGCCCTGCGCGACCAGGGAGCGTGGTTGTGCCTCGATCCGCCATTCACGACAGCAGTGTATTCGTTGTTGACCGGGAACACCGGCTGCAAAAAAAACAGGTGGATGAGGATTTTGCCCAGTCTGAATTTGTCGTCCTCAAATCCGGCCTGTCAGGCGGGGAAATGGTTGTGGTATCCGATCCCTCCCCGGCTATTGTCGGCATGAAAGTCTCGCCTGTATCTGATGACAGTCTGAAACAACACCTGATGGCCTTAAGCCAGGGAAAGAGGGCGAAACAATGATTCGTTTTTTTACCGGACATCCCACCGCGGCCAATCTGCTGATGATCGCATTCCTGGTTGCGGGCGCTCTGACCACGCCCTATATCCTTCGGGAAACGCAACCCGATTTTGCACCCACCGAAGTTGAGGTTCGCATCCGCTATCCCGGTGCCACCGCTCAAGAGGTCGAAGAGGTGGTCTGCCGAAGGGTGGAAGACGCCATTGACGGAATCAATTTTGTGGCGGAAGTCCGCTCTGACGCCCGTGAGGGGATGGCCTCGATTATTGTTGAAATGAGCACGGACGGCGATATCCAGGCATTTTTGAGCGATGTAGAGACCGAAATCGATGCCATCGATGATTTTCCGCAGGAAGTGGAACTCCCCGTCATTTCTCAGCTCGGAAGGACTGATCCCGTGTTAGCTCTGCTTGTCTCCGGCCCCATGACCGTTCCGGATCTCAAGGCCTATTGTGAAGACCTGAAGGAACGGATGCAGGAGGCGGGGGTTTCATTGATAAATATCGAGGGGTTTTCCGATCACCAGCTGCGGGTTTCGCTCTCTGACGCAGCACTGCGTCGAATAGGCCTCAGCGCTTCCCAGGTGGCGGCGATCATCGCCACGCAAAGCAAGGACATCCCCCTGGGCACCATTGAAACTCGTGAAAGAGATATCCTGCTTCGTTTTGTCGATCAGCGTCGAACACCCGCGGCATTGGAGAATCTCATCATTCTGGCCGGTCCGGAAGGCGGAACACTCCGCCTCGGTGACATCGCCAAGGTCGAAGATCTGTTTGAACTCGATGAAGAAAAAATCATGAAAGATGGGAGACGAAATGCGCTTCTGAAAATCGAAAAATCAAAAACCCAGGATGCGATTCGGGTGGCCCAGAAAGTGAAAGCCTTTCTGGAAGACGAGCGAGTGCATCACCCGCAGATGGAATTGACCATCACCCAGGATGAAACAACAATTCTGAAAGACCGTCTCAATATGCTCCTCTCCAACGGCATCCAGGGTCTGTTGCTGGTATTTGGCACCATGTGGCTGTTTTTCAATGTTCGCATCTCCTTTTGGGTAGCCATGGGCCTGCCGGTCTCTTTTCTGGGAGCTTTCATTATTGTTCCTCATTTGGGCCTCAGCATCAATATGTTCACCATGGTTGGCTTGTTGATGGCCCTCGGCTTGCTGATGGATGACGCTATTGTGATTGCGGAAAATATCATGGCCCACAGGCAGCGCGGGAAATCACCGCTCGCAGCCGCAGTCGACGGCACCAAAGAAGTCGCCGCGGGCGTGATATCTTCTCTTATCACGACCATTTGTATCCTGGGCCCCCTGGCCTTTATCGAAGGGCAAATCGGCAAAGTCCTGAAAGTGGTTCCCATGATGCTGATTCTGGTGCTGGTCGTAAGCCTGATCGAAGCCTTTGGGATTCTTCCCGCCCACATCAATCACGCCATGCACGGGTTTGCTCTGAACAAAACAAACCGTTTCAGAAAACGATTTGATGCCTTTTTCAACTGGATGCGAGACCGTCTGGTGGGCGGTTCTGTCGAATTTCTGCTGAAACGGCGCTATCTTTTCCTGACTTCACTGATCGGAGTATTCATCCTTTCATTGGGCATGGTAGCTTCCGGCAAAATTAAGTTCCAGGGGTTTCCGGACCTGGAGGGCGATGTTGTGATGGCCCGGCTGCTGATGCCTCAAGGGACACCGCTTTCAAGGACCGAGGGGGTCGTGGCGCATATTTTGGCTGCTTTGGAGCGGACCAATCAGCGTTTTAAGCCGGATCAGCCCGACCACCAGGATCTGATACAAAATGCCTACGTCCAGTACAACCTGAACACGGAAGCATTTGAAAACGGGCCCCATGTGGCCACCATTACAGTGGATCTGCTGACCGCAGAAAAACGGACCGGCACGGTTGAGGCTTATTTGGCTGGCTGGCGCAAGGAAATAGGCAATCTGCCGGATGTGCTCAGTCTTACTTTGGGCGAGCCGGGATTTGGACCGGGCGGCCGCCCCATTGAAGTACGTCTGCGGGGAAAAGACCTGGATGAAATGAAAAAGGCCGTGACAGACTTGAAGGGCTGGTTCGGCCAATTCGAAGGCGTGGTGAACCTGGCGGACGATTTAAGAACCGGCAAGCCCGAAATCCGTATGCGGATGCGGGAAGAGGCGTATGGTATTGGGATCGACGCGACCGATATCGGCCACCAGCTGCGGGCCGCATTCCAGGGCCTTGTGGCCGATGAAATCCAGGTCGGGCCGGAGTCCTACGAGATAGAGATCCGCTTGGCCGACATGGATCGGAATGATTTACAGGACATTGAAAATTTCAATCTTGTCCTTGCCGACGGAAATCAGGTGCCGCTAAAGGCAGTGGTCACATGGAAAATGGAAAATGGATGGGCACGAATCGCCCGTTTCAACGGTATGCGGGCGGTGACCTTGCGCGGCGATGTGGATACCCGCCTGGTCAACACCAATGAATTGATGAACCTTTTTCGAAAAACTTATCTCACTGAATTCAATCAAACATACCCGGGTTTAAAGCTGGCGATAGCCGGATCTCTCGAAGAAACCAACACCACACAGAAGTCGATGTTCGGAGCCATGGTTATTGGCATTATCGGGATCTTTATCTTGCTCAGCTTTCAGTTCAGGACCTATACCGAACCGCTCATCGTCATGCTGGCCATTCCTTTTTCCCTAATCGGTGTCGTCTGGGGACACGGCCTTATGGGTGTACCCATCAGCATGCCAAGTTTGCTGGGGTTTATAGCCCTGGGTGGTATTGTGGTCAATGATTCCATACTGTTGGTCATCTTTTTGAAAAACGCCCGAAAAGAAGGGCTCGCCATGCATGATGCGGCCGTTCAGGCCAGCAAGGACCGGTTCCGTGCAGTGTTGTTGACTTCGACCACTACCATTGTCGGCCTGCTGCCCTTGTTATTCGAAAGAAGCCTTCAGGCCCAGATACTGATTCCCCTTGTCATCAGCACCTCGTTTGGATTGATGGCGAGCACGGCTCTGGTTCTATTGGCTCTTCCGTGTATGTATTTAATTCTGGGAGATTTCGGGATCGTGGAAAAAATTGGCGAAGAATCAAAGGCTTCTTTTAATAAGAGTGAAGCAGAAGGAAATGCATATGACTCGTAAACGCAACAAACCTTTTGGACTTATGTTAGCTTTTTTGAGTCTCCTCTGGGCGGGGTGCACCGTGGGTCCGGATTATACACCGCCTGAGCCCCGCGCTGACATGGACCAATGGCAACAACCGCCCGAATACGGGTTGGTCGTGTCGCAGGCGGATATCGGTGAGTGGTGGCAAGTCTTTGAGGACCCTCGCTTGAATGAACTGGTGAACCGAGGGCTCTCCGGGAATCTGGATCTGGATATAGCCCGATCCAGGATTCGGGAAGCCAGGGCTGCGCGGGGGATCGAAACAGCGGCACGTTTTCCGGCCGTGACCGCAGCCGGCTCTGCCGCCAAGGTGAAAGAAGGGGATCAACCGACCGGTGAGCTCTATGCGACCGATTTCGACGCTGCCTGGGAAATCGATATCTTCGGAAGGATAACCCGCCGTATTGAGGCCTCTACCGCCGATATGCAGGCATCCATCGAAACGCTGCGCAGTGTCCAGGTCTCCCTGGTGGCGGAACTGGCCCTTAACTATACTGAAGTCCGTTCTTTTCAAAACCGAATTCGCGTGGCTGAAACCAATATCGATGCTCAACGGAAGACACTCCAGATCGTAACGGATCGATTCGACCTTCAGCTGGCAAATTCATTGGAATTGGAGCAGGCCAAATCCAATCTTGCCTCCAGCCAGTCTCAGCTTCCACCGCTTAAGTCGGGTCTGCAGCAAGCCATGAACCGGATAGCTGTGCTGACAGGCGAAAAACCGGGCGTATTAAACGATTTTTTTCATGAGGCATCCCCAATGCCCACAGCACCCCCTGAGATCGCAATCGGTATCCCAGCCGACCTGATCAGAAGACGTCCCGATATCCGTAAGGCTGAACGGGAACTGGCCGCCCAGTCCGCGCGCGTGGGTATCGCAAAAGCGGATTTGTATCCCCGGTTCACATTCAATGGCATATTACAATTCTCCACCACAAGCGCATCCAGCCTTTTCGACAGTATGAGCCGCCTGTTGACGATCGGACCGGCGTTTCAATGGAGCATATTCAATGCCGGTAGCGTCAGAAGTAATATCGAGGTGCAGAGTGAACGGCAAAATCAGGCACTCATCGAATATGAACAGACAATCCTGCAAGCATTGGAGGATGTCGAAAGCGCCATGGTAGCTTACGTGCGCGAGCTGGACCGCAGAGGATCTATGAAAAATATGGTAGAATCGGCAAAAAAATCTGCGAATCTTGCTGAATCATTATACAAGGATGGACTGAGAGACTTCATATATGTTCTCGACGCTCAGCGAACGCTGTTTACTGCGGAAGACAGTCTGGCAATAAGCAGCGCAGAAGTTACAGCCAATCTGATTCGGCTCTACAAAGCGCTCGGCGGTGGATGGAACCCCGCGCACAGGAATTCAAAATAAATAGAAAAGATCAAAATCCATTGATCGGAGACAAAAAATGACAACATCCATAAATCCACAAACTATTTTCAATCAGAACTTTGCCATCGTTGAAAGGCTTCTGCAAATGTACCAGTTGGCTAGTGATTTAAGGCAATCAGACCTTCCAGACTATTTCAAACAGGCTGTGAGCAATTTTTGGGGAGTGCCGGAAAATGCTCAGATCAGATGCGTGGCAAACGACAAAATTGCTATTTTATCTCATTCGGCAATACGCTTTCCTGATGCAAACATGGAAGAAGGCGGAGTCGATTTTCTTCTTAGACAGGCAGTGATTATGACTTGTACCTCTCTTGAGACTTTTTTGTGGGAAACTGTCTGCAAGGTTGTACCGACTCTGTTCCGTCTTCGACGATCAAAGGTCGATGAACGTCTCAAGAACCTGACCTTAACACTGGAAGAATATATTGCTGTTGAAAAATATAACGATCCGGATTTACGCTTGCAAAAAATTATCTTGAGGAATTTCGAAAAAAAAGTCCTCTACGACCTAAAGTCTATTGATCAAATCGCCAACATGTTAGCCATTCGAAATTTTTGGGAACAAGTTGAAGAAACCTGTGGTGAACCTGCCCGGAATTTAAAACGGCTGATCGGTGATCTACTTGCCAGAAGAAACCAAATTACCCATCGAGCTGATCGACCAACTGAACGCATTGATGTTGATGGCCACGGTCTACGAAAAATTACTTTTTCATGGGTAAATATCAGAGTGCAGGCGACAAAAACGTTGGTCTTGGCAATCGATGAGATTATAACAAATTCAGTCGAAGGAATTGACAAATCAATATAAGCTCATAATAAAATTTCCAGGAGGATTCATGAAATTCAGCACACTCAATGAATGCCGGCAGACCATTACTGACGAGGACATTGTCGGGGCCATGAAAAAAATCCCCGGATACCTGGACATCACCCCGTCCGATTTCATGGAGATCTACGGGGTGGCCTACGACCATGCCCTGCACCGGCTGAAACATGCCATCACCGCGGAACAGATCATGACAAGCCAGGTGGTAACGGTTGCGGAGACCGCACCGCTTGCCGAGGTGGTCCGGCTCCTGGCCGACCATGACATCTCCGGGATGCCCGTGATCCAGCCGGACAACACCCTTGCCGGGGTCATCTCTGAAAAGGATTTTCTGTCAAAAATGGGAGGGGGCGGATCTCCTTCTTTCATGCATGTGATCCTGCAATGCCTGGAAAAAAAAGGCTGCATTGCCGCGGATATCAAAAAACTGACAGCCAAAGAGATCATGTCTTCCCCTGCCGTCACCATCTCCGGCACCACCCCGCTGTTTGAAGTGGCAGATATCATGGACCGCCACAACATCAACCGGGTCCCGGTCATTGATGACGCCGGACGGCTGGCAGGGATCGTTGCCAGATCCGATCTGATCCAGACCATGTGTTAATCTGTAAAAAAGGGGGTGATATCGTGTCGGGTTTTTTCCAAAAAATGAAAGGAGGCAGCCAGAGCCCGCCGGGTGTGGGATTTTCCGAAATTGCATGGTCCTGGCTCGGGGCGTTTCTGGGGATCATACCCGTGGCTTTGCTGCATTACCATTTTTTTTCTGACGGAGATCTGGTGTTTCTCATCGGGTCTTTCGGGGCCTCGGCCGTATTGATCTACGGGGCCGTGAGAAGCCCGCTTGCCCAGCCCCGAAACCTGGTGGGAGGGCACCTGATCTCCGCCGTCATCGGGGTGGCGGCCTGGCAGATGCTGGGATCCGCTCCCTGGCTGGCCGCCGCCTTTGCCGTGGCCACGGCCATTGCCGCCATGCATGCCACCAAAACCCTGCATCCGCCGGGCGGGGCCACGGCCCTGATTGCCGTGATCGGCAGTGAAAAAATTCACAGCTTAGGCTTTTTATATGTGTTTTTTCCCGTGCTCACAGGCGTTATCATCATGCTGATCGTGGCACTGGTTGTCAACAACATTGCCGAATCCAGAAAATATCCGGAGTTCTGGTGGTAAACAATTTCACTTAATAGTGTCGAGACATTGGCCATTGCATTCTACCACGAAGAACACGAAGGCCACGAAGTTTGGAAATGAAGGGAATGAGCGATCTTTCTATGATCCTTCGTGCGCTTCGTGCCCTTCGTGGTTCAAAAAAACAGTTTAAAGGAGATATCAAAAAACAGTTTAAAAAAATAATTTTTAAGATTATGATACTACCTTGATCCATATCAAGGAATTAACCGTTCATCTGTACTACGTTAACATCGAACCAAACGTCCGCCGGCTGAAAAAGCCCGATGACCGGTTGACACATAAAGCAACTTAAACGCAACATACAACAAGGAGGCAACACCATGTTCTGTTTTCAATGTCAGGAAACCGCCAAAAACACCGGATGTACCGTCAGGGGCGTGTGCGGGAAAGAAGAAACCACGGCCAATCTCCAGGATCTGTTGATTTTCAATCTTAAAGGCATCTCGGTACTGGCCAAGCAAGGCAAGGCTGCGGGTGTGGACCTGACCCGGGAAGCGGGCCGGTTTGTGACCAAGGCGTTGTTCAC
Proteins encoded in this region:
- a CDS encoding SLC13 family permease — encoded protein: MPADLLTFLSPGMTWNMLVVYGFLIGVILLFAFDLVRVDMVGLLVMVLLPLSGLVTPGQAISGLSSNAVVSIIAVMIIGHGLDKTGVMNQVAAQIIKLSGKSRNRMMTLVAGTVAVISGFMQNIGAAALFLPAVNRMCRQLNVPISQVLIPMGYAAVIGGCITLVGSSPLILLNDLAGSWWHANPELVAHQPYSPFSLFFVAPMGIALVVAALVYFIFLGRWVLPRSEPMADACNLLNHDLECTYGREVSKVFELAVPGNFFTRRLEELELRPKYHATVVCISKRNGRYRVTEPGRADVIEPFDVIGIVANEEHARNLADDLGWTLRSELNDLSGVLSMDNAGITEAIVTPRSELVGKTFHEYGFRKKLRVNPLALYRQNQLILENISEIKIQPGDAVLLHGEWEKLHLLKQKPILAFTEHLKGEILYPENALRALSCLVLALVLALGFNIQLSISLLAGAVGMVLTRVMTLDQAYRSVDWMTVFLLAGLIPLGIAFENTGAAGFLATSLTHMLHDFLTPVTLFLLVGALTSAFTLFVSNIGATVLMIPLAMNMAVQCQADPRMAAMLVAIAASNTFILPTHQVNALIMRPGGYRVKDYVRAGTGMTLIFMAVVMIMFWAVYGMAA
- a CDS encoding pyridoxamine 5'-phosphate oxidase family protein, which produces MKALKFYFENTKGTGVLATADSSGKVDAAIYSRPHFLEADQLAFIMRDRLTHQNLTSNPHATFLFIENGPGYKGKRLFLKKVKEEENPELVGKIKRRRYTDDKQEPRFLVYFTLEKQLPLIGDGTD
- a CDS encoding TetR/AcrR family transcriptional regulator, whose amino-acid sequence is MMSARKTDTQQRQEQITQAALDLINDQGVSGLSIAGIARRVGIVPSALYRHFASKDAVLDAVLDLIRQRLLDNVAHVREQTDVPLEQLRLLLIRHAFLLDENRAIPSVVFSEAVYTGAPERKSRVTSIITDYLKEIQAIIALGQQDGSIHKKIEPATAAVLFMGMILPAAILSNISEGLFDITAHVKNVWPAFVRSVSTKTEQGQI
- a CDS encoding efflux RND transporter periplasmic adaptor subunit, with protein sequence MKEIINKILKMFLIILPMVAAVLVVAYLVTHKPGPARKQGQESIRPLRVIEVPYVDLVPRVVGFGVAEPGWIWEAVAEVRGTVVSIHPRLKSGELIEANSVVIQIDPTEYELAVARLKATVEETRANIKELAEDEENTKQLLGVEQRSLALAQKSLERKLEALKRNAISQDEVDREERNYLQQKQNVQQLKNALALIPSKRNALNAALDVHRSNLKQARIDLAKTVIKAPYDCRLGDVDIETGQFLRAGQSLFKAHGTAVTEIDARFRVEELRNLLSEQVRGRFQPGLSTGAFKDLFRDVSVIISLQSGDWSAEWEARIDRVRETVDVKTREMKVVVAVDRPYEKAEPGVRPPLTAGMFCRVELQGPARPGSVVVPRSAIHDSSVFVVDREHRLQKKQVDEDFAQSEFVVLKSGLSGGEMVVVSDPSPAIVGMKVSPVSDDSLKQHLMALSQGKRAKQ
- a CDS encoding efflux RND transporter permease subunit; amino-acid sequence: MIRFFTGHPTAANLLMIAFLVAGALTTPYILRETQPDFAPTEVEVRIRYPGATAQEVEEVVCRRVEDAIDGINFVAEVRSDAREGMASIIVEMSTDGDIQAFLSDVETEIDAIDDFPQEVELPVISQLGRTDPVLALLVSGPMTVPDLKAYCEDLKERMQEAGVSLINIEGFSDHQLRVSLSDAALRRIGLSASQVAAIIATQSKDIPLGTIETRERDILLRFVDQRRTPAALENLIILAGPEGGTLRLGDIAKVEDLFELDEEKIMKDGRRNALLKIEKSKTQDAIRVAQKVKAFLEDERVHHPQMELTITQDETTILKDRLNMLLSNGIQGLLLVFGTMWLFFNVRISFWVAMGLPVSFLGAFIIVPHLGLSINMFTMVGLLMALGLLMDDAIVIAENIMAHRQRGKSPLAAAVDGTKEVAAGVISSLITTICILGPLAFIEGQIGKVLKVVPMMLILVLVVSLIEAFGILPAHINHAMHGFALNKTNRFRKRFDAFFNWMRDRLVGGSVEFLLKRRYLFLTSLIGVFILSLGMVASGKIKFQGFPDLEGDVVMARLLMPQGTPLSRTEGVVAHILAALERTNQRFKPDQPDHQDLIQNAYVQYNLNTEAFENGPHVATITVDLLTAEKRTGTVEAYLAGWRKEIGNLPDVLSLTLGEPGFGPGGRPIEVRLRGKDLDEMKKAVTDLKGWFGQFEGVVNLADDLRTGKPEIRMRMREEAYGIGIDATDIGHQLRAAFQGLVADEIQVGPESYEIEIRLADMDRNDLQDIENFNLVLADGNQVPLKAVVTWKMENGWARIARFNGMRAVTLRGDVDTRLVNTNELMNLFRKTYLTEFNQTYPGLKLAIAGSLEETNTTQKSMFGAMVIGIIGIFILLSFQFRTYTEPLIVMLAIPFSLIGVVWGHGLMGVPISMPSLLGFIALGGIVVNDSILLVIFLKNARKEGLAMHDAAVQASKDRFRAVLLTSTTTIVGLLPLLFERSLQAQILIPLVISTSFGLMASTALVLLALPCMYLILGDFGIVEKIGEESKASFNKSEAEGNAYDS
- a CDS encoding efflux transporter outer membrane subunit, whose protein sequence is MTRKRNKPFGLMLAFLSLLWAGCTVGPDYTPPEPRADMDQWQQPPEYGLVVSQADIGEWWQVFEDPRLNELVNRGLSGNLDLDIARSRIREARAARGIETAARFPAVTAAGSAAKVKEGDQPTGELYATDFDAAWEIDIFGRITRRIEASTADMQASIETLRSVQVSLVAELALNYTEVRSFQNRIRVAETNIDAQRKTLQIVTDRFDLQLANSLELEQAKSNLASSQSQLPPLKSGLQQAMNRIAVLTGEKPGVLNDFFHEASPMPTAPPEIAIGIPADLIRRRPDIRKAERELAAQSARVGIAKADLYPRFTFNGILQFSTTSASSLFDSMSRLLTIGPAFQWSIFNAGSVRSNIEVQSERQNQALIEYEQTILQALEDVESAMVAYVRELDRRGSMKNMVESAKKSANLAESLYKDGLRDFIYVLDAQRTLFTAEDSLAISSAEVTANLIRLYKALGGGWNPAHRNSK
- a CDS encoding HEPN domain-containing protein; translated protein: MTTSINPQTIFNQNFAIVERLLQMYQLASDLRQSDLPDYFKQAVSNFWGVPENAQIRCVANDKIAILSHSAIRFPDANMEEGGVDFLLRQAVIMTCTSLETFLWETVCKVVPTLFRLRRSKVDERLKNLTLTLEEYIAVEKYNDPDLRLQKIILRNFEKKVLYDLKSIDQIANMLAIRNFWEQVEETCGEPARNLKRLIGDLLARRNQITHRADRPTERIDVDGHGLRKITFSWVNIRVQATKTLVLAIDEIITNSVEGIDKSI
- a CDS encoding CBS domain-containing protein, which codes for MKFSTLNECRQTITDEDIVGAMKKIPGYLDITPSDFMEIYGVAYDHALHRLKHAITAEQIMTSQVVTVAETAPLAEVVRLLADHDISGMPVIQPDNTLAGVISEKDFLSKMGGGGSPSFMHVILQCLEKKGCIAADIKKLTAKEIMSSPAVTISGTTPLFEVADIMDRHNINRVPVIDDAGRLAGIVARSDLIQTMC
- a CDS encoding HPP family protein, which translates into the protein MSGFFQKMKGGSQSPPGVGFSEIAWSWLGAFLGIIPVALLHYHFFSDGDLVFLIGSFGASAVLIYGAVRSPLAQPRNLVGGHLISAVIGVAAWQMLGSAPWLAAAFAVATAIAAMHATKTLHPPGGATALIAVIGSEKIHSLGFLYVFFPVLTGVIIMLIVALVVNNIAESRKYPEFWW